A single window of Candidatus Methylomirabilota bacterium DNA harbors:
- a CDS encoding cytochrome c, producing MASTSAAQSQEQIIRGKYVFGAAAGCACHTAPKQPLNAGGRKYDGPFGTVYSSNITPDPSTGIGSWTDDQIITAIRSGRRPNGERLIPVHPYTVFNGMAEQDLKDVVAYLRSVPPVNKPTPAKKISVPMFESVFLPAWLATFAPRETPPPSAPTSGIERGEYLVRAVSHCGECHTPRTVTMATDNSRFLAGNPKGKGPEGSAVPNITPDRETGIGGWTEEQISDYLETGNRPDGDVAGGLMLEVIQGSSAGFKDLTKADRLAIAKYLKSIPPIKNKID from the coding sequence ATGGCGTCGACATCGGCGGCCCAGAGCCAGGAGCAGATCATCCGGGGCAAGTACGTATTCGGCGCGGCGGCCGGTTGCGCGTGCCATACGGCGCCGAAGCAGCCACTCAACGCGGGCGGACGCAAGTACGACGGACCTTTCGGCACGGTCTATTCGTCGAACATCACCCCGGACCCGAGCACCGGTATCGGCAGCTGGACGGACGATCAGATCATCACCGCCATTCGGTCCGGCCGCCGGCCGAACGGGGAGCGACTGATCCCCGTGCATCCCTACACGGTTTTCAACGGCATGGCCGAGCAGGATCTGAAGGACGTGGTGGCCTATCTTCGGTCGGTGCCCCCGGTGAACAAGCCGACGCCGGCCAAGAAGATCTCGGTGCCCATGTTCGAGAGCGTGTTCCTTCCGGCCTGGCTCGCGACCTTCGCGCCCCGCGAGACCCCTCCGCCGTCGGCGCCCACGTCCGGTATCGAGCGCGGCGAATACCTGGTCCGCGCGGTGTCCCACTGCGGTGAGTGCCACACTCCGCGGACCGTGACCATGGCCACGGACAACAGTCGATTCCTCGCCGGCAATCCGAAGGGCAAGGGGCCCGAAGGGTCCGCGGTGCCGAACATCACGCCGGACCGCGAGACGGGAATCGGGGGCTGGACCGAGGAACAGATCAGCGACTACCTCGAGACCGGCAACCGGCCGGACGGGGACGTGGCGGGTGGACTGATGCTGGAGGTGATCCAGGGCTCGTCGGCAGGTTTCAAGGACCTCACCAAGGCCGATCGCCTGGCGATCGCGAAGTACCTCAAGTCGATCCCGCCCATCAAGAACAAGATCGACTAA
- a CDS encoding cytochrome c, protein MNARLRLGASAIVIGALAMGIAAGCAGKSMSKGSGDVVADRQRLMKLQGASWMDIQAKAKAGNIEAIAVNAETLTMTAHQIPALFPEGSLTDKSRAKPEIWQKWSEFQAAAKNLETEAERLRDASRAKNAELTQSIVKDFVRNACDTCHTPFRQPPRR, encoded by the coding sequence ATGAACGCACGACTCAGACTTGGAGCCAGCGCAATCGTCATCGGCGCGCTGGCCATGGGCATCGCGGCCGGCTGCGCAGGCAAGTCCATGTCGAAGGGCAGCGGGGACGTGGTGGCTGATCGGCAGCGGTTGATGAAACTGCAGGGCGCCAGCTGGATGGACATCCAGGCCAAGGCCAAGGCGGGCAACATCGAGGCGATCGCGGTGAACGCGGAGACGCTCACCATGACCGCCCACCAGATCCCGGCCCTCTTCCCCGAGGGCTCGCTCACCGACAAGTCCAGGGCCAAGCCCGAGATCTGGCAGAAGTGGTCGGAGTTCCAGGCCGCGGCCAAGAACCTCGAGACCGAGGCCGAGAGGCTGCGCGACGCCTCGCGGGCCAAGAACGCGGAGCTCACCCAGTCCATCGTCAAGGATTTCGTACGGAACGCCTGCGACACGTGCCACACGCCATTCCGCCAGCCTCCTCGGCGGTAG
- a CDS encoding septal ring lytic transglycosylase RlpA family protein: MRSTSSRLSRMDQADRPMPADAAEVASVSRVATVVLMIVAMRHVFLALEGPDPRTVGYLSIRKVPPRQGGDGGLGRAHPPGPPGAAVWHDGVMRAPRLPVLVALSALAVLTGCSRAVVGTPPVVSTPPEPPALGIEEVGLASWYGSPHHGRRTASGELYDMNQMTAAHKTLPFGTRLLVTNRDTRRTAEVRINDRGPFVKGRILDVSYAAARQLGVATEGVFPVRLRVISLPAGKVEAPAAEGGLTVEDGSFTDRTKAEAQRREVGGVATVSEVTVADQSVYRVDLGSYSTPMQARTAAQPLAARRFPLLVAAR; this comes from the coding sequence ATGCGCTCCACGTCCTCGCGCTTGAGCCGCATGGATCAGGCGGACCGCCCGATGCCAGCGGACGCGGCGGAGGTGGCATCAGTGAGCCGGGTCGCGACGGTCGTCTTGATGATTGTCGCCATGCGCCATGTCTTCCTGGCCCTCGAGGGGCCGGACCCGAGGACGGTGGGCTACTTGAGTATCAGGAAAGTCCCACCAAGACAAGGGGGCGACGGCGGATTGGGTCGAGCCCACCCGCCTGGCCCACCCGGGGCGGCGGTGTGGCACGATGGAGTCATGCGAGCTCCTAGGCTCCCAGTCCTGGTAGCCCTGTCGGCCCTGGCCGTCCTGACCGGCTGCTCCCGCGCGGTCGTCGGCACGCCACCGGTCGTCAGCACGCCGCCCGAGCCACCCGCCCTCGGGATCGAGGAGGTTGGGCTTGCCTCATGGTACGGCTCCCCCCACCACGGACGCCGAACCGCCAGCGGGGAGCTCTACGACATGAACCAGATGACAGCGGCGCACAAGACCCTGCCCTTCGGCACGCGGCTACTCGTGACCAATCGGGACACGCGCCGGACCGCCGAAGTGCGGATCAACGACCGCGGGCCGTTCGTCAAAGGTCGGATCCTGGATGTCTCGTACGCGGCGGCGCGACAGCTCGGCGTCGCCACCGAGGGTGTCTTCCCGGTCCGCCTCCGGGTCATCTCGCTGCCGGCCGGCAAGGTCGAGGCTCCTGCGGCCGAAGGCGGGCTTACCGTGGAAGATGGCTCCTTCACCGATCGGACCAAGGCCGAGGCCCAGCGTCGGGAGGTGGGCGGTGTTGCCACGGTCAGCGAGGTCACCGTGGCCGACCAGAGCGTCTACCGCGTCGACCTCGGGTCGTACTCCACTCCCATGCAGGCTCGCACCGCGGCCCAGCCCCTCGCGGCCCGCCGCTTCCCTCTGCTCGTCGCCGCTCGCTAA
- a CDS encoding cytidylate kinase family protein, with protein MPIVTISHEIGAGGPEIGQQLADRMGYRYVDHELISDAARRYGLLEEKLSHLDESKPSLFERFDAETRRYITVIQTALYDFAEHDNVVLMGRGGQWLLRGIPHVLRVRVMAPFDVRVKRLGKKLAGPMGEQTNPRTVTELVRRDDAEKAGRMRYLYEVGITDPALYDLVINTEKLSVAAAVGLIGGVLGQTELATTPAAAQLVADRSLASRVQVALATHPETRRYRITVEARSGVVTLEGTAAMDEATDVARGVDGVRDVKMRQMDMPPIPPFVA; from the coding sequence ATGCCTATCGTCACGATTTCTCACGAGATCGGCGCGGGTGGCCCGGAGATCGGGCAGCAGCTGGCAGACCGGATGGGCTACCGCTACGTGGATCACGAGCTCATCTCGGACGCGGCCCGGCGCTACGGGCTCCTGGAGGAGAAGCTCTCCCACCTCGACGAGTCCAAGCCGTCGCTCTTCGAGCGGTTCGACGCGGAGACCCGGCGATACATCACGGTCATCCAGACCGCGCTGTACGACTTCGCCGAGCACGACAACGTGGTGCTCATGGGCCGCGGCGGGCAGTGGCTGCTGCGCGGCATCCCGCACGTCCTGCGGGTGCGCGTGATGGCCCCGTTCGACGTGCGCGTCAAGCGGCTCGGCAAGAAGCTGGCCGGACCCATGGGCGAGCAGACGAATCCCCGCACGGTCACCGAGCTGGTGCGTCGGGATGACGCCGAGAAGGCCGGCCGCATGCGCTACCTCTACGAGGTGGGCATCACCGATCCCGCGCTCTACGACCTCGTCATCAACACCGAGAAGCTGTCGGTGGCCGCCGCGGTCGGTCTCATCGGCGGGGTGCTGGGACAGACCGAGCTGGCCACGACGCCGGCGGCCGCGCAGCTCGTGGCCGATCGCTCGCTCGCCTCCCGCGTGCAGGTGGCGCTGGCCACGCATCCGGAGACGCGGCGCTACCGCATCACGGTGGAGGCGCGGAGCGGCGTCGTCACCCTCGAAGGCACCGCGGCCATGGACGAGGCGACCGACGTGGCGCGCGGAGTGGATGGGGTGCGCGACGTGAAGATGCGGCAGATGGACATGCCGCCCATCCCGCCCTTCGTCGCCTAG
- a CDS encoding Do family serine endopeptidase, which yields MSRRPVLILVIVALLLVAAGGGYLLRDRIGRSSTVVPSTPQAAAGVALAETLQTGFVDVAQHVRPAVVHLGTIQRAKSRRGPNLPQGNDDPFFRDFFNQFFGSEGPDSRSEFRRPGLGSGVIIDKRGLVLTNFHVVKGADEILIRLSDKREYRGQILGTDPKTDLAVVRFQPDHELTVAPMGNSDALRVGEWAIAIGNPFGLDQTVTVGVISATGRSDVGIATYENFIQTDASINPGNSGGPLVNLKGQVIGVNTAIVAAGQGIGFAIPINMVKRVVDQLVDKGKVVRGWLGVALQPLSPDLAQSLGVGGTNGAVVGSTITGSPAAQAGLQQGDVIVAYDKIPVEDYRHVQRLVAETRVGRSITLQVIRKKQKMDVAVTIAEVPDDATRRPGPAPAPLKP from the coding sequence ATGAGCCGCCGGCCGGTACTGATCCTCGTGATCGTCGCGTTGCTGCTGGTCGCGGCGGGCGGCGGATACCTCCTCCGGGATCGCATCGGTCGCAGCTCGACCGTCGTCCCGTCCACGCCCCAGGCCGCGGCCGGCGTGGCCCTGGCCGAGACCCTCCAGACCGGCTTCGTCGACGTGGCGCAGCACGTGCGCCCGGCGGTGGTGCACCTGGGGACGATCCAGCGTGCGAAGTCTCGCCGCGGCCCCAACCTGCCCCAGGGCAACGACGATCCCTTCTTCCGCGACTTCTTCAATCAGTTCTTCGGCTCCGAGGGCCCCGACTCGCGCTCCGAGTTCCGCCGGCCCGGCCTCGGCTCCGGCGTGATCATCGACAAGCGCGGTCTGGTCCTCACCAACTTCCACGTCGTCAAGGGAGCCGACGAGATCCTCATCCGGCTCTCCGACAAACGAGAATACCGCGGACAGATCCTCGGGACCGATCCCAAAACAGACCTGGCGGTGGTGAGATTCCAGCCCGACCACGAGCTCACGGTGGCGCCGATGGGCAACTCGGACGCTCTCCGCGTGGGCGAGTGGGCCATCGCGATCGGCAACCCGTTCGGCCTGGACCAGACGGTCACGGTGGGCGTGATCAGCGCGACGGGGCGCTCGGACGTGGGCATCGCCACGTACGAAAACTTCATTCAGACCGACGCCTCGATCAACCCCGGCAACTCGGGGGGCCCGCTCGTCAATCTCAAGGGGCAGGTGATCGGCGTCAATACCGCCATCGTGGCCGCCGGCCAGGGCATCGGCTTCGCGATTCCCATCAACATGGTGAAGCGCGTCGTCGATCAGCTCGTCGACAAGGGCAAGGTGGTACGCGGGTGGCTGGGTGTGGCCCTTCAGCCGCTTTCCCCCGACCTCGCGCAGAGCCTTGGCGTCGGCGGAACCAACGGCGCGGTGGTCGGCTCGACGATCACGGGCAGCCCGGCCGCGCAGGCCGGCCTGCAGCAGGGCGACGTCATCGTGGCGTACGACAAGATCCCGGTAGAGGACTACCGCCACGTGCAGCGGCTGGTCGCGGAGACCCGGGTGGGACGCAGCATCACGCTTCAGGTCATCCGCAAGAAGCAGAAGATGGACGTGGCGGTGACGATCGCCGAGGTGCCGGACGACGCCACGCGCCGTCCGGGCCCGGCTCCCGCTCCCCTGAAGCCCTGA
- a CDS encoding SPOR domain-containing protein, protein MRYRHVWPGLLLLAALGLLLAGLVRWGDHFLSPGPTGGIHRLLQLWAASRPGDELAAAPVSAGTASVDPAAPPQVSLPSMPSTAEAPASPVTPPSAVPAASPSSDLTPVVALPDATGSPPGAEIKTPMADRADEPRAGAPPAPAPPPVRYALALGTFAVADDAERVETKLNQAGFSTVRFRQQASAKLFSVHVGSLKDADEGQATVERLQREGYGPVAVLTGRSGPTVRVGDAMPLRMAVQLAEKLRAAGLDARVEAEATHAGQVSLRHGNFASRDEAEAASREVARLGVPNEVIQIR, encoded by the coding sequence GTGAGATACCGCCACGTCTGGCCCGGACTGCTCCTGCTCGCGGCGCTCGGGCTCCTGCTCGCGGGGCTGGTGAGATGGGGCGATCACTTCCTGTCGCCCGGGCCCACCGGGGGCATCCATCGCCTGCTGCAGCTCTGGGCCGCGTCACGGCCCGGCGACGAGCTGGCGGCGGCGCCGGTGAGCGCCGGGACGGCCTCCGTCGATCCGGCCGCCCCGCCGCAGGTGTCTTTGCCTTCGATGCCCTCGACCGCGGAGGCGCCGGCCTCGCCGGTGACGCCTCCGTCCGCGGTGCCGGCCGCTTCGCCATCCTCCGATCTCACGCCGGTCGTCGCGCTCCCGGATGCGACGGGCTCGCCGCCGGGGGCCGAGATCAAGACGCCCATGGCCGATCGAGCTGACGAGCCACGCGCCGGCGCGCCACCCGCCCCGGCTCCGCCGCCGGTGCGCTACGCGCTGGCCCTGGGCACCTTCGCGGTCGCCGACGATGCAGAGCGGGTGGAGACCAAGCTGAACCAGGCCGGCTTCTCCACCGTGCGCTTCCGCCAGCAGGCCTCCGCGAAGCTGTTCTCGGTTCACGTCGGCTCGCTCAAGGATGCCGACGAGGGCCAGGCGACCGTCGAGCGGCTGCAGCGGGAGGGCTATGGTCCGGTGGCCGTGCTCACCGGACGGAGCGGCCCGACGGTGCGGGTCGGCGATGCCATGCCGCTGCGGATGGCGGTCCAGCTGGCCGAAAAGCTGCGTGCCGCCGGCCTGGACGCGCGCGTCGAGGCCGAGGCCACCCACGCCGGGCAGGTGAGCCTGCGCCACGGCAACTTCGCCTCGCGGGACGAGGCGGAGGCGGCGAGTCGCGAGGTCGCCCGGCTCGGCGTGCCCAACGAGGTGATCCAGATCCGCTGA
- a CDS encoding response regulator codes for MQVSKILVVDDEPEVRKLMEHFLTDRGYQVRLAANGREGLAAIDSFAPDVVLLDMHMPEMDGLETLKELAVRAPGLPVIMVTVNEDVQTTSQLLQLGAADYVPKPFNLDYLEQAINIQLSAARD; via the coding sequence ATGCAGGTCAGCAAGATCCTCGTGGTGGACGACGAGCCGGAAGTCCGCAAGCTCATGGAGCACTTCCTCACGGACCGGGGCTATCAGGTGCGTCTGGCCGCCAATGGCCGGGAGGGGCTCGCCGCGATCGACTCCTTCGCCCCGGACGTGGTACTGCTCGACATGCACATGCCGGAGATGGACGGCCTCGAGACCCTGAAGGAGCTGGCGGTGCGGGCCCCCGGCCTGCCCGTCATCATGGTCACGGTCAACGAGGACGTGCAGACGACCTCACAGCTCCTGCAGCTGGGCGCCGCCGACTACGTGCCCAAGCCCTTCAACCTCGACTACCTCGAGCAGGCGATCAACATCCAGCTGTCCGCCGCCCGCGACTAG
- a CDS encoding CHASE2 domain-containing protein, whose protein sequence is MRFLAVPWRLLLAGSLVGLAVVAMAAFNLFGFFEIAELKALDAQFTLRGPRPPECPIVVVKIDEDSFDALNMVWPWPRAVHARFLDALAQGQPAAVGMDILFTEPSSRGPADDEALGASVHRLRDRIVLAAAFTTVDDPSFVKQGLNPPIPEVRGQAAFGSADYDTDADAFVRRATLTRDFQGREWPGFDLQIYRLAEKAGLAHSGPPKGRELLINFRGGPKTFPMVAYHRVLTGEIPPEVFKDKIVLVGATTPTLHDIFPTPFAATTLMPGVEIHAHALETILRGIPLRRAPHWLVPVLGIVAGALAAWAATAFRPLAAFGLVAGATIAYLGATHGAFAWGRLWVEVVPVPLALLVSYTGTVAKNFAQEQREKRRLSRFFSPDVVAEIVRHKDDAKLAANRRRMTVLFSDIRGFTSMSEKMPPEEVVAFLREYLTVMTQAVFNHGGTVDKYIGDAIMALYNVPFEAPDHALRAVRTALEFQERLQPLAERFAARYGGTLACGVGIHTGDAVVGTIGSEQRLEYTAIGDTINLGSRLEGLTKDFSVPIIISEATYAEVRDHLGARDLGEVTVKGKVIPVKIYAVVPGEPRREPRRPMDGRVSLSDGELTVVAEVSDLSRTGLAIHGVPRRLERGELLTLQLSVGGPDRTLTIDRAEVMWARKDTAGLRFVEVSTEARAAVEALINRLGG, encoded by the coding sequence GTGCGATTCCTCGCCGTCCCCTGGCGCCTGCTCCTCGCCGGAAGCCTGGTCGGCCTGGCCGTCGTGGCCATGGCCGCCTTCAACCTGTTCGGCTTCTTCGAGATCGCCGAGCTCAAGGCGCTGGACGCGCAGTTCACTCTTCGCGGGCCGCGTCCGCCCGAGTGCCCCATCGTCGTCGTCAAGATCGACGAGGACTCCTTCGACGCGCTGAACATGGTCTGGCCGTGGCCGCGCGCCGTCCACGCCCGGTTCCTCGATGCGTTGGCGCAGGGGCAACCGGCCGCGGTGGGCATGGACATCCTGTTCACCGAGCCGTCCTCCCGAGGCCCCGCCGACGACGAGGCGCTCGGAGCGTCGGTGCACCGGCTTCGGGACCGGATCGTGCTCGCGGCCGCGTTCACCACGGTGGACGACCCGTCGTTCGTCAAGCAGGGCCTGAACCCGCCCATTCCCGAGGTGCGCGGCCAAGCCGCCTTCGGCTCGGCCGACTACGACACCGACGCCGACGCCTTCGTGCGCCGGGCGACGCTCACCCGCGATTTCCAGGGCCGGGAGTGGCCGGGCTTCGACCTGCAGATCTACCGGCTGGCCGAGAAGGCCGGACTCGCCCACAGCGGCCCCCCGAAGGGACGTGAGCTGCTGATCAACTTCCGCGGCGGGCCGAAGACGTTTCCAATGGTGGCCTACCATCGCGTCCTGACCGGCGAGATTCCCCCCGAGGTCTTCAAGGACAAGATCGTGCTGGTGGGCGCCACCACCCCGACCCTGCACGACATCTTCCCGACCCCGTTCGCCGCGACGACCCTCATGCCGGGGGTGGAGATTCACGCGCACGCGCTCGAGACGATATTGCGGGGCATTCCCCTGCGTCGGGCGCCGCACTGGCTGGTCCCGGTGCTCGGAATCGTCGCGGGCGCCCTGGCCGCGTGGGCCGCCACCGCGTTCCGCCCGCTGGCCGCCTTCGGGCTCGTGGCCGGCGCGACGATCGCGTATCTCGGCGCGACCCACGGCGCCTTCGCGTGGGGCCGCCTCTGGGTGGAGGTCGTGCCGGTGCCGCTGGCCCTGCTCGTCAGCTATACCGGCACGGTGGCGAAGAACTTCGCCCAGGAGCAGCGGGAAAAGCGCCGCCTCTCGCGGTTCTTCTCGCCGGACGTGGTCGCCGAGATCGTGCGCCACAAGGACGACGCCAAGCTGGCCGCGAACCGGCGCCGCATGACCGTGCTCTTCTCGGACATCCGGGGCTTCACCTCGATGTCGGAGAAGATGCCCCCGGAAGAGGTGGTCGCATTCCTGCGCGAGTACCTCACGGTGATGACCCAGGCGGTGTTCAACCACGGCGGCACCGTCGACAAGTACATCGGCGACGCGATCATGGCGCTCTACAACGTGCCGTTCGAGGCGCCCGACCACGCGCTGCGCGCGGTGCGCACCGCGCTGGAGTTCCAGGAGCGCTTGCAGCCGCTGGCCGAGCGCTTCGCGGCGCGCTACGGCGGCACGCTGGCCTGCGGAGTCGGCATCCACACCGGCGACGCGGTGGTGGGCACCATCGGCTCCGAGCAGCGGCTCGAGTACACCGCCATCGGCGACACCATCAACCTGGGGTCGCGGCTCGAGGGGCTGACCAAGGACTTCAGCGTGCCCATCATCATCAGCGAGGCCACCTACGCGGAGGTGCGCGATCACCTGGGCGCCCGCGACCTGGGCGAGGTCACGGTGAAGGGCAAGGTGATCCCGGTAAAGATCTATGCGGTCGTCCCCGGAGAGCCGCGGCGCGAGCCTCGCCGGCCGATGGATGGCCGCGTGTCGCTCTCGGACGGCGAGCTGACCGTGGTCGCCGAGGTGAGCGATCTCTCCCGCACCGGGCTGGCCATCCATGGGGTGCCCCGTCGGCTCGAGCGCGGCGAGCTGCTGACGCTCCAGCTCTCTGTCGGGGGGCCGGATCGGACGCTGACGATCGACCGCGCCGAGGTGATGTGGGCCCGCAAGGACACCGCGGGGCTACGCTTCGTGGAGGTCTCGACGGAGGCGCGCGCCGCCGTCGAGGCGCTGATCAACCGGCTTGGAGGCTAG
- a CDS encoding sigma-54 dependent transcriptional regulator — translation MAERIVIAEDDEDLAFVLREALRRQRYEIEVSPTAGGLLERLKSNPYDLILLDVRLPDMDGLDAIPKCRELAPDTPIIVMTAHGTRETAMDAITRGAYDFFTKPLKMDEFQVVVSRALDRRHLQKQVKALRESQPSGLEGLIGQGEVLKRVVEMAHRAAPTDLTVLIQGESGTGKEVLARAIHRLSARKDGPFIPVNCAAIPEGLLESELFGHERGAFTGAVRARPGRFELAREGTLFLDEIGDMPMSMQAKILRVLQEREFERVGGTKTITADVRVIAATHRDLDAAVKQGTFRQDLYYRLQGVGMYVPPLRERIDDLPLLITHVLARAAERLNRTPATVSPEALRCLWTYAWPGNVRELQHVLEGAMVLSDGVIRPEHLPPAIQRASQAAPVTEPAPAPALTGSLDDALETWERRMILDALQRTHGVQARAAKLLGVSERSLWYRIKKLSIQVRPPEDDAPPA, via the coding sequence ATGGCCGAGCGCATCGTGATCGCGGAGGACGACGAGGACCTCGCCTTCGTGCTGCGCGAGGCGCTCCGCCGGCAGCGCTACGAGATCGAGGTGTCCCCCACCGCGGGCGGCCTCCTCGAGCGCCTCAAGAGCAATCCCTACGATCTGATCCTCCTCGACGTGCGGCTGCCCGACATGGACGGCCTCGACGCGATCCCCAAGTGCCGTGAGCTGGCGCCGGACACGCCGATCATCGTGATGACCGCGCACGGCACCCGCGAGACCGCGATGGACGCGATCACGCGCGGGGCCTACGACTTCTTCACCAAGCCGCTGAAGATGGACGAGTTCCAGGTCGTGGTCTCCCGCGCCCTCGACCGCCGCCACCTGCAGAAGCAGGTCAAGGCCCTGCGCGAGAGCCAGCCGAGCGGGCTCGAAGGCCTCATCGGCCAGGGCGAGGTGCTGAAGCGGGTGGTGGAGATGGCCCATCGCGCGGCGCCCACCGATCTCACCGTGCTGATCCAGGGCGAGAGCGGGACCGGCAAGGAAGTGCTGGCCCGGGCGATCCACCGCCTCAGCGCGCGCAAGGACGGGCCGTTCATCCCGGTCAACTGCGCGGCGATCCCGGAAGGACTGCTCGAGTCCGAGCTGTTCGGCCACGAGCGGGGCGCCTTCACCGGTGCCGTCCGCGCGCGTCCGGGACGCTTCGAGCTGGCCCGCGAGGGCACGCTGTTCCTCGACGAGATCGGCGACATGCCGATGTCGATGCAGGCCAAGATCCTGCGCGTGCTCCAGGAGCGCGAGTTCGAGCGAGTGGGCGGCACGAAGACCATCACCGCCGACGTACGGGTGATCGCGGCGACCCACCGCGACCTCGACGCGGCGGTCAAGCAGGGCACGTTCCGCCAGGACCTCTACTACCGGCTCCAGGGGGTGGGCATGTACGTGCCGCCCCTGCGCGAGCGCATCGACGATCTGCCGTTACTGATCACCCACGTGCTCGCCCGCGCCGCCGAGCGGCTCAATCGCACGCCCGCGACCGTGTCGCCCGAGGCGCTGCGCTGCCTCTGGACCTACGCGTGGCCGGGCAACGTACGCGAGCTGCAGCACGTGCTGGAGGGCGCGATGGTGCTCTCCGACGGCGTCATCCGTCCCGAGCACCTGCCGCCGGCGATCCAGCGGGCCTCGCAGGCCGCGCCCGTCACGGAGCCCGCGCCGGCCCCGGCCCTGACCGGGTCGCTCGACGACGCGCTCGAGACGTGGGAGCGACGGATGATCCTGGACGCCCTGCAGCGGACGCACGGAGTGCAGGCGCGCGCGGCCAAGCTGCTCGGCGTGTCCGAGCGGAGCCTCTGGTACCGCATCAAGAAGCTCAGCATCCAGGTCCGGCCGCCCGAGGACGACGCGCCACCCGCCTGA